The Deferribacterota bacterium nucleotide sequence AGCAGTGGTAGTATATTCACTATGTGCAGTTTCCCTGTCTTAATTAAAAACAAAAACATAAAAATACAGCGAGGCACTTATAAATGATATCAGAATTAAGAAAAAAAAGGATAGTAACCTTTTTTTTATGGGTTGTTATAATAGCCTTTGTTGGCACAATCTTTCTAGTATGGGGTGTTGGTGGTAGGGAAAGAAGCAGAGATTATGCAATTAAGATAAATGATCAAAAAATTAGTATTGCAGAATACCAACAATCCATAAGTAATATGGAAAATACTCTAAAAAGATTATTCAACACTAATTATGATAAAGTTGCAAAAAATTTTAATATAAGAGAAAGAGTAAAAGATGAATTAATTAATAATGCCCTATTATATGAAGAAGCAACAAAAAAAAATATCCCCGTCTCCCCTGTCGAGATATTAGATGAAATAAAAAAAATACCTGCTTTTCAAGCTGGTGGATCTTTTGATGAAAGAAGATATAGAGAAATTCTCTCAATGAACGGTTTAAATCCCTCCACATTTGAAGAAAATATAAAAAGAAATCTGCTAATTAATAAAATAATCTTTCTCATTAAAAATAGCGTAGATGTAACTGATAGGGAAGTAAAAAATGAGTATGAATATAGAAATAAAAGTGCAAAAATAACATATTTAAAAATATCTCCTAAGTTGTTCTATGGTAAGGTAAAAATAGATGAAGAGAGTCTAAAGCAATTTTTCAGTGAAAACAAAGAAAATTATAGGTTGCCAAAACAGATAAAACTGAAATATACAGTACTTGATCTTGAAAATAGTCAGAACAAAGAAATAAATGTTTCTGAGGAAGAGATTCAAAATTACTATATCTCACATAGATTAGATTATTACAAACCTGAAAGATTAAAAGTCAGGCATATATTGGCAAAAGTAGACAATTGGGATAACAAAAGCGAGGTTGATAGCGCTTTAAATAAAATAAAAACGGTAAAAGATAAACTAAATAAGGGAACACCCTTTGAAGTATTAGCTAAGAATTACTCCGATGATAGTTATTCAGCAAAGAAAGGGGGTTTAATTGGCACAATAAAGAGAGGGGATATAATAAAAGAATTTGAAGAAGTAGCTTTCTCTTTAAAAGAGGGAAAGGTAAGCGATATAGTAAAAACTAAATTTGGCTACCACCTCATTAAAGTAGATAAACGATTCAAAGCAGAAACTACACCACTAGATGAGAAAAGAGATGAAATAAAAGAGATCCTAATTAAAGAAAAAA carries:
- a CDS encoding SurA N-terminal domain-containing protein, giving the protein MISELRKKRIVTFFLWVVIIAFVGTIFLVWGVGGRERSRDYAIKINDQKISIAEYQQSISNMENTLKRLFNTNYDKVAKNFNIRERVKDELINNALLYEEATKKNIPVSPVEILDEIKKIPAFQAGGSFDERRYREILSMNGLNPSTFEENIKRNLLINKIIFLIKNSVDVTDREVKNEYEYRNKSAKITYLKISPKLFYGKVKIDEESLKQFFSENKENYRLPKQIKLKYTVLDLENSQNKEINVSEEEIQNYYISHRLDYYKPERLKVRHILAKVDNWDNKSEVDSALNKIKTVKDKLNKGTPFEVLAKNYSDDSYSAKKGGLIGTIKRGDIIKEFEEVAFSLKEGKVSDIVKTKFGYHLIKVDKRFKAETTPLDEKRDEIKEILIKEKKKTALRELALNLYRDILNEGNISAYLDSHPDKIKAYETKYFSKDETVKPLSEKRDVYDDIFNMQKSEVSKIYYINNKAYIFEVADIKKPYIPEFGTINEKIRKDYISSKSIEIANDEILNLINKGYNITKIAQEYNITPKATSYFKRVQPIPDIGSNTQLKNNIFTTKAGSILKDIFYINNMLYIVRVDDIKAADIKELTEDERKTIRDYIFNIKSTESLNEYLRNLRDDAEIEINPSLGI